gatattggcctcataaaaggaattggggaggatttctgtctttttaatggtttggaagagcctgtggatcagtggaagtaattcttcttggaatgtttgatagaatttacctgtaatactgtctgggcctggacttttgttcttggggagtttcttaattactgtttcaatttcctctgacatgcttggcctgtttaggctttctaactcctccttttctagtcttggaatctggtatttttccaagaatctatcactttcttctgggttctctagcctgagtagagttgttcataatatgttctcatgatgtgttggatttcttgaggttctgtagTAAGATCGCCCCTTTCATTtttgatcctgcttatttgggtgttttccctctttttggtgagttttgccagtggtttgtctatcttctttattttttcaaaaaccaactcctggtctcgttgaatttctgtattgttttcttagtttctatgttgtttatttctactctggtttttattattttgtgtcttccATTTATGTGTAGgtttctttattgctgttgttccagcgccttaagatggtcctttaagctgctaattttgtcgttttcctctttcctgacataggattatattgctatgagtttctcccgattactgcttttgctgtgtcccacaagttttgacaagttgtttcttcattgtcctttgtctcaaggaatatttttatttctttcttgagtatttctttgatccagctgtttttgagcagcatgctgtttaatctccaggtgttggattttctccattgtttctttttacagtcaattttgacttctgttgcatagtgatctgacagggtgttTCTAATGTTCCTtatctttgtgattttatgcaggttagatttgtatcctaaggcatggtttattctggagaaggttccatgtggacttgagaagaatgtgtattctgctttctgggggtgaagggccctatataagtctatgagccctagttcttctaattttttatttagggctcttatttctctattagttttctgtctggtggatctgtccagtggtgatagtggaatattaaggtctcccactactatcacatttccctttatgtgtttcttcagttttgtaagcagttgccgtacatattttgctggctctgcattaggtgcatagatgttaaccagcattagcacttcttggtctagtgttgtcctgatcagtaagtagtgaccctctttgtctctgatcacattttttaggttgaatgcaatttggtctgatataagaatggccgtccctaccttttttattttcattggcctggataattgatttccattcttttattctaagcctgtgcctatcttgtacttgtaggcagcaaaagcctggtttatgttttttaatccagttctctattatgtgtcttttaatgggatagttaaatccattaacatttaaggagattattgacagagagggctattGTGCAGTTGTGTTTTTTAGGGTGGTTGTTAAAATCGGGGCTTTGGATTgtataatttgtctctgagtaggtcatttagggtcgatttttttgcacaaatagtgcaagttcatttttgtttgaaaatgattttagtcttccctcccatatgaatgagaaattttctggatagtggactctaggttgaaaattttattcagttgtttaaatatgttattccattgtcttcttgattgaagtatttcatatggtagatctggtttgattctaatgttccttcctttgtatgtgaggggttttctcccttattgctttatgTAGGtagcctttctctttgtttcttaccaattgaattactatgtgtcttggaattgatttgttagggtctattttgttggggactcttttaacctcctaGATTTGCTCAGATgtatctttccagagggtgggaaaattttccgctattattgccctgactaattgttctttcccatttcctgtttcctccccttctggaatacctacaattcttagattgtttcttttgtcttgttcattaaatactggacttttacttccagtgcttttccttctatttctttgttgtccTTTGATTGCATTTTATTGTTGGTTACTGTGACTTGGCAGTGGCCATTTTGCTATactctctctgccattttccagctATAAGCTGTCTACGTGCTGTTTTGCTACAAGCCCTTATGCTAACAGGAAAGAATGTGGAGCTACAAAGTATAATTAaccttgtagcccggaggagagcaacacggcccgataccattcccagaaatgaggccttactcccttaaccatatccccgAGTTaaaaagacattcattattgtgtatatgttacattgtctgtacaaaattatttctgtaagaacattgcccccaccttgtATCTGTTAGGAGTTTAGGAATGCAGTTAGAAGGTCACGTgatgtttccatggaaactgctAATTAAgcatgattgacattgccttttgcctgcctccttcaccttccctatataagaagGTGCTGAACCTTAATAAAAGCCTTTGAACAAATTTTATGTcttgggccatttattattaatctctcccagatttcttacaggtgtggtgtgATCTGAGCCTCGTAAAATAAAGATGCGgccgtccgtgagcctctcgactgatccCCGCTGGCCAGGCCCCTCcagggggcttgcaggaccccgcattttaTCTTTGAgatgttctatgtgattctcaagcTGTGCAATTCTGTTCTTCTGGCTTTCTAAggttttacaaatttcttttaattctgtttgtatggagtctcatattttgtaggagttcttgtttaagttggttcatttgttcatctattgatttattgtaatctctggccagtgtgactttcatttcttctagcatggcttggaattctattctcatggctgcttttatgtcttcctctcttgggtctgcgcgttttggtggacttgggaacttgttctgatttctctccatcccccctgttgttaatgtttttcttggtttacccatctttctttgcatttattggcttgacttggagtgcagtgccttcaggtttcagcccgcttttgccacctgtggtgtggggctgggtctcttctcggGATGTGGCTCTACATGAGTATATTGGAGGATGTTGTTGAGTTTTGGATCTTCCCTCATCCTCAGTCCAGCCTGACCAATCATcactcccttcaagccagacagtacaggttcactctctggcttGTCCCTGTTCTTtagaatggctgctttccacccgccctagcCAGCGACCTCCTGCacgcactctggcctgttccaagAGCTCTAGGTTCCCTAGAATGCCGCTTTCCACCTGCCCTAGTCAGCAATCTCCTGCACACACTCTGGCTtgttccgggagctcaaggttccctagaatggctgctttccacACGCCCTAGCTGGCGACCTCCTGCatgcactctggcctgttccgggagtGCCAGGTTCttttgaatggccgctttccaccagCCCTAGTTTCGGGAGCTCAAGGTTTCCTAGAATGCCGCTTTCCACCTGCCCTAGTTGGCAACCTCCTACACACATTCTGGCTTGTTcagggagctcaaggttccccaGAATGGCTGCTTTCCACATGCCCTACCTGTCGACCTCCTGCATGCACTCTAGCCTGAtccaggagctcaaggttccctcaAGCATAGcaatttaaattatgttaattctactaatccatgagcaaggtatgtgtttccatttacgagtgtcctctttattttatggggcagagttttatagttatctttgtataggtccttcacatctttagtcaagtttactccaagatatttgagtttgtgtggcagtaatgtgaatgaagttgttttcttaatgttttttcttccctattattatggtgtatagaaagattattgattattgtgtgttaattttgaagcctgcCATCTTAcgatatgagtctattgtttccagagcTTTTAAGTAGTCTTcgggtttttctaagtagagtatattgtcatctgcaaacagtgagagcttgacttcttttcctatctggattccctttgatatcttttccttgcctaatcgctatagcaggtacttccattgctatgttgaataggagtggtgagagcggtcatccttgtattgtgccagaattaagagggaaggctgttAGCCCCCACTTAAAGAAGGCacacaccagacgtggctttttgccttcctggtgcaatGTCTtactcccaaaaaaacaaaaatcacctctgctcactgataatttttatttcactcaCACTTAATTTATGATGTTAGAAGATGATTTTCTACAATATATAGTATAGTTTGGATTTTTGACTCTGTGTTTAGATGTTATATTGAGTAGCAATACAACCCACTTTTTAAATGCTGTACATTAAGTTTTAGTAGATAATTAAGATATAAATTATAAAGGTCGTATCTGTCTTTTTACTTAAAttaacttcatttattatttaaacattctAAGTGCTATCATTAACAAAACTGCTTTGTAGAAATTCATGCATAAAACATACAATTCCCTCTTGATTCCATTGATCTCTCTCATTGTTTCTTTTATGCATCACAGTTAACCCATTATAAGATTCCTATTAAAGCCtagttctttgtttccattatcATTGACATATGGTAGTTTTTATATTCCAGATAGAAGACAgaacattttgtgtttatcttcttCTAATGAAGTTAATTTAGCATGGACTGCTCCAAACCTATCCTTGTTAAACAAACTTAACTTAGCATGGAATGCTCCAAACCCATCCTTGTTACTGCATGACCtcataatttcttaaatattgaGTACTATTCTCTCATATAGACCTTTACTTGATCTATTTATAGTTTACTtagattgtttttaaaatttggctATAGGGAacactgctgcaatgaatatgggatAACAAATAATCTGAATAGAGTTATTTTGGTACTTCATATACACACAAAGAAGTGAAATTTTTGATTCATGTGGAGTCTCAATTTCTAATTATCTGAGAAgtgtttaaactatttttaaagaaacattatttaattttgaatttccaatattattgtattataatttaatttataactttatatttggTCAAAACCAATAATGTTTAGGACTGAACCCTAGCTTaatactcataaatcactcctggtgtggtttATGAAATGAAGTGAACAGGAGCGATTGCATACAATGAAAGTGCCTTATACTTATATCTTAGCGCATATGCTATGTAAGCATACCTCTCTTATTTCAGTTGTTATTGACTAAAACATCTGCAGATGACTTAcaaatagattttataatataaaattattatttgccAAGATTTACCTTTCAAATTCTGTCTTGAttgcatttcaaaaatatattttaaaagtgttatattttatgaaaatgttttaaggttttattttatttgaggatgAATTTTATGTCATATCCAGTGGTATGTAGAGCTCACTCCTAActttgtgatcagggatcacttccaagGGTTTCAAGGCACAGTTCATGGTGCAAGAgattaaattcattattttcaagatttacacactacccactgtaatatctttgTACTGGTTTTAAGATTTTAATTGGGAACATCCCAAAGTTtagtaaacaaaaatttttagttaTCTTATGTTATTTATAGAATGTAGTAGgtataaatatcatttttaatttaatgaactataaattttaaatttaaacttcaaAATTTGACTTCAACTTAttgtaaaataaagtttaaattatttgtATCACTCTATTAGAGTTCTAATTTATGttgcaaatattttgttttacttctttatATAAAAGTGTTATGCAAAAGGCTTAATAGATAGCTTTTAAAGTATTAATGTCTTTTATGTAAAGCATAAAatacagcaaataaaaatatcttctctgtacctaaaatattactgtgaaagatatgtaagccattatgaaaaaaattgtgttttaatcagaaactttctttgacttatatgtattatattattaattatattatatgttatgttatgctactatattatgttatgttagtttacctcattatgttaatcaattttgtctcttgaataaattcttaccaaaaaatattttcttctgaaaatctgtattcacattttatatcataatttttcgttgaattttattttttcaaagaaaattgtaTGTAAGTGTTcaggaaattaattttattttaggatatttattattcatattctTACAATAATCTATATAATACTAATATTATCAGTTATGTTTAGGATGTATAGCAGAGAATTTTAAACAATAACTTGAAAAGTAAAGAAATCAAACATTTTTTCATGAATTGGGTTACTTCATGACCTTAAACATGGTATGTAAGCAATTTTAAAAGATTACTATATTAAACTTtaattaatcttattttaaataatgtgccattatacataaaaataagttgTATTTAAAGAACTGACACATATGattactaaaattatttatatatttattgaaaagcTAGTTCTTTAATGTAGTTGATTAGATAATACACACAGAGGCCTGTAGTTATTATATactgttaaaatattttgcttgagAACAAGTAGATAGATAGAATTTGGCTAACTGCCCAAGGGTCAGCTTAAACGAAGGTTTTGGGGAGGAGGCTCATGTCGCTTCAAACATTACAGTGATAAAGTTGTACTTCAAATATCCCATAATGAGGAGATACTTTGTTGGTCATTCACAGGCTTAAAATCTGCTAGCTTTACtttttgaattaattaaattgtaCTTCTTCTACAAGGGTCACTGAGGACTTCTTCCCAGAATTAAAACAACGAAGTATGTTTCCTTTGGGGAAAACATCTTCTCTTCTTTGGACCAACAATGCTAACCTTAATAATGGGTATGAAACTACAAGATAtagtaggaagaagaaaatggacCACATCAAAAGACCCATGAATGCGTTCATGGTGTGGTCTCGCGATCAAAGACGTAAGATAGCTCTACAAAATCCCCAAATTCAAAATTCAGAGATCAGCAAACAGCTGGGATACCAGTGGAAAATGCTTACAGACATCGAAAAATGGCCATTCTTTCAGGAAGCACAGAGACTACAGGCAGAGCACCGAGAGAAATATCCAGACTATAAATACCAACCTCGTAGAAAGGCCAAGAGACTACAAAAAGATGAGAAAGCATTGCTTTCAAACTGCTCTTCCATGCTGTGCAACCAGGTGTATATGAATCAGAAGTCTATTTTCACTTATAGGGAAGATTACAGTTATATTGCACAGCCACAAATGGAGAAACAGTTAAACATTTCAAAAGGTTTAACTATATCTAGTTCTCTACTGCAACAGGAGCTTCCGAGTTTCTGGACAAGTTTACAGGTTGATCAGGTAATACATAATAGTTTTTTTCTAGAGGTACATTTCATCGTAATTCAGTACTCTCCTTACTCAATGTTTTTTTGTTGTCATCGTCGTTGTTGttactatttttctatataattaaattaCCAGTTTATgtcaaatttacttttattaaatctGTAGCTTAATTTTAAGAATCTACATGTTggtgtatttaaaattataatattctgAAATGGTAGTTTTTACCTGATTGCCCTTAAGCTATGACTAGGTGAATCAGACCTTTAAATCACGTAATTAGGGTTTAAATCATGTAAATTGAACATTGTTTAATGGAAAATAGACATTATGCTAATactaacaaaatttttaaaaaaagctgcTGCCTTTAATAAAAAACACCCCAATATATAAAGTACTATCAAATAAATGCAGTGCTCTTTGAAATATATCTAGCTTTGTAAAAAACAATTTCTATATAgaagataatatatttaatatatttaaacaatattatattattaacacttttgattattaatatattagaatattaaataatattgtaatttatcattataatatgatatataattatatgattatattgtaTAATCTATTGTATTATAGTAattattatgattttaataaattaataatgtttaatattttgcataataattttttatctctcttatttataaagaaaagtagTTTTTGCCTttggatttttataattttctctattttgtatagaaaatatatatgagtGTAATAAGGATAAAGTAAAAGTGGGGTTGTAAAAGAGTGGTGGCAGTGAGCATCTGCTTTTTGTTTAacagatatttaatattttcaaaaattaaaaaaatgactgtATTGTTTATTCTGAGTACAAAGCACACCTGGAAGTATTCAGGGTTTCCTTCTTTACTTTATGtatagagatcactcctggcagattacTCCCTTTTTGTAGTACCTTGTCTCTAGGGTCCATAAATTAAGCCTGGGATCCAAAACTTAAAGGAAAACAGTCCTATCTTCTGTACAAATAGCCAGCCTTAAAACCAACTGCTTTATTGAATTCATTGGACATACTATATCTCTctggatttatttaaaaataaaacaatttgctAGTTTTTATATTATTGCCCA
The DNA window shown above is from Suncus etruscus isolate mSunEtr1 chromosome Y, mSunEtr1.pri.cur, whole genome shotgun sequence and carries:
- the SRY gene encoding sex-determining region Y protein translates to MWLYMSILEDVVEFWIFPHPQSSLTNHHSLQARQVTEDFFPELKQRSMFPLGKTSSLLWTNNANLNNGYETTRYSRKKKMDHIKRPMNAFMVWSRDQRRKIALQNPQIQNSEISKQLGYQWKMLTDIEKWPFFQEAQRLQAEHREKYPDYKYQPRRKAKRLQKDEKALLSNCSSMLCNQVYMNQKSIFTYREDYSYIAQPQMEKQLNISKGLTISSSLLQQELPSFWTSLQVDQDIKSTWCKLVSDWYYELLWEFGSWCCAGICDYPTAWDLHFGAGWSLFSHMESKSMETT